The genomic stretch CACCTTGCGGGCGTTGATTCGGGTCGCGTATTTGGTCTCCCCGTTTTTCTCCCACTTCTCCCAGTCCAGTTCCCCCAGGACCTTGACCTCGTCGCCCGGATCCAGGGTTACCAGGCTGTCGTAGTGCTCTGTAGTCAGGTCCCCGGCTACCCGGATGGGCAGGTAGACGTTGCCTCTTTGGGTGTCGCCCTTGACGAAGAGGTTCACCACCCGGCCACCCCCCTCGGCCGTGAACACCCGGGGCTGCCGGGTCAACTCCCCCACGAACTGCACCAGATTAGTCCTCTTGCCCTTTTTTCCGCTGTTTTCATCGCTGTCTCTCATGTTTTCGCCTCCTGTCGGAAAAATATAAACCCTCAAACCCTCACCCTCAAACCCTCACCACCCGGTACCCCCGCCCCAGCCGGGAGGCCACCCGGCCGCCGTAGAGTTCGCCGAGT from Atribacteraceae bacterium encodes the following:
- a CDS encoding single-stranded DNA-binding protein; its protein translation is MRDSDENSGKKGKRTNLVQFVGELTRQPRVFTAEGGGRVVNLFVKGDTQRGNVYLPIRVAGDLTTEHYDSLVTLDPGDEVKVLGELDWEKWEKNGETKYATRINARKVKFSRKVPLRMDDEIDSDLEELPF